The Linepithema humile isolate Giens D197 chromosome 2, Lhum_UNIL_v1.0, whole genome shotgun sequence genome has a segment encoding these proteins:
- the Rhau gene encoding ATP-dependent DNA/RNA helicase DHX36 isoform X1 → MFNLFIKKIMSRRHGPRGKSHFFTRHSREEQQSQSSESGHGGAYSRRPPGLKGKEIGLYYRNKNREKAQKKNTQVLKLLPQVEHRIKSILNDSKIFYNVLPDKRSSFEHSNNYDYISDSQFKRKFLEIIHGDIEHNLAKAMIMESKLQKNSEMDRTLLNEYKEKQTQHDYLNMLKFRMKLPTYHKKLEILKLIEDNQVIVISGETGCGKTTQVAQFILDDQLEAGNGSITQIICTQPRRISAISVAERVAAERAERLGKSVGYQIRLEKIPSREQGSILFCTTGILLQIMKTDPALKSFSHVILDEIHERTIESDFIITLLKQILPKRPDLKVILMSATLNSESFSKYYDKCPMIHIPGITYPVQEFYLEDILSFTGFKFPEPPPEPTGYRKHLKRYKEQQHKHETFLDFILPYVRQLRTEMKYAKHVIDQLRNPNSENLSLELIEKLVRYICNTKGPGAILIFLPGIMDISKLNRMLLESGCYPSYKYIIYPLHSRMPTVDQKLIFKEPPHGVRKIIIATSIAETSITIEDVVYVINCGKTKLTRFDVNKNLQTLEPEWVSLANAKQRRGRAGRVKSGECYHLYSKAREMTFDQYQLPEILRTRLEQIILQIKILQLGKVKKFLVNIMDPPDMKTIDLSLDLLRTLNALDKDEHLTPLGYHLAHLPLDPRTGKMILWASLFSCAEPVFAIAASLTFKDAFYCPLGKEEEANRKKLELGMGQYSDHIVLAEALRRFENAHRRGNAGQFCREYFLSFNTLKLLSEMKTQFAQYLCEMKFLDSENPSDRNANRNSNNIALIKAIVCAGLYPNIAVVRRSTKQGVICWTPEDGCVRTHPSSINNKVEKFPNRYLTYFTKQRSTAIYLHDTTCISVPILLFAGPTISTRREKGKCVINNINFSENIICEPETVEVIQELQYALNTLLEYKITHPATVSWSTFEGNLLNAIIELVSQKDEEMGFNDVIGNEDNNIDEEFTDDNFD, encoded by the exons AT gtttaatctatttataaaaaaaattatgtcgcGACGACACGGACCTAGAGGAAAGTCACATTTCTTCACACGACATAGTAGAGAAG aacaaCAAAGTCAATCATCTGAATCTGGACATGGAGGTGCTTATTCACGAAGACCTCCTGGACTTAAGGGCAAAGAAATAGGATTGTATTacagaaacaaaaatagagagaaagcacaaaagaaaaatacacaGGTTCTCAAATTATTGCCTCAAGTGGAGCACagaataaaaagcattttgaaTGATTCAAAGATCTTTTACAATGTACTACCCGATAAAAGATCTAGTTTTGAACATAGCAAcaattatgattatatttctgattctcaatttaaaagaaaatttttagaaattatacatGGTGATATAGAACATAATCTTGCCAAAGCTATGATTATGgaatcaaaattgcaaaaaaacagCGAGATGGACAGAACAttattaaatgaatataaagaaaaacaaactcaacatgattatttaaatatgttaaaatttcgGATGAAGTTACCCacatatcataaaaaattagagataTTAAAACTTATAGAAGATAACCAAGTTATTGTTATCAGCGGAGAAACTg gtTGTGGCAAAACCACACAAGTTGCACAATTTATACTAGATGATCAGTTGGAAGCTGGAAATGGTAGCATTACGCAAATAATTTGCACGCAACCTCGAAGAATTTCTGCCATTTCTGTTGCCGAACGTGTAGCTGCAGAAAGAGCAGAAAGACTTGGAAAATCCGTTGGCTATCAAATACGGCTTGAAAA GATTCCATCACGAGAGCAAGGAAGCATACTGTTTTGTACTACtggtatattattacaaattatgaaAACTGATCCAGCGCTAAAAAGTTTTTCCCATGTAATATTAGATGAAATTCATGAACGCACGATAGAAAGTGATTTCatcattacattattaaaacaaattcttcCGAAA AGACCAGATTTAAAAGTCATCTTAATGAGTGCAACATTAAATTCTGaaagtttttcaaaatattatgacAAATGTCCAATGATACATATACCAGGAATCACCTATCCAGtacaagaattttatttagaagatattttatcatttacagg aTTTAAATTTCCTGAGCCACCACCCGAGCCCACTGGTTacagaaaacatttaaaaagatacaaaGAACAACAACATAAACATGAAAcgtttttagattttatactACCGTATGTTAGACAACTTAGAACTGAG ATGAAATACGCAAAACACGTTATTGATCAATTACGCAATCCGAATAGTGAAAATCTTTCATTGGAACTCATAGAAAAATTAGttagatatatatgtaatacaaaaGGTCCAGGAgctattcttatttttctaccTGGTATAATGGATATATCAAAACTAAATAGAATGTTGTTAGAATCTGGATGTTACCCAAGCT ataaatacatcatttatcCTCTTCATTCACGCATGCCTACAGTTGATCAGaaacttatatttaaagaacCACCTCATGGAGTTCGTAAAATCATTATTGCTACTTCAATTGCTGAGACGTCAATAACTATAGAAGAtgtagtatatgtaataaactGTGGAAAAACAAAACTTACAAGATTCgacgtaaataaaaatcttcagACCTTAGAACCTGAATGGGTATCTTTAGCGAATGCTAAACAAAGACGCGGTCGAGCCGGCAG aGTTAAGAGTGGAGAatgttatcatttatattcaaaagCTCGAGAAATGACGTTTGATCAGTATCAATTGCCAGAAATATTAAGAACACGCTTGGAAcagataattttgcaaataaaaattttgcaattaggaaaagtaaaaaagttcCTAGTTAATATTATGGATCCGCCAGATATGAAAACCATTGATCTGTCTCTCGATTTACTTCGAACACTTAACGCTCTCGACAAAGATGAACATTTGACTCCTTTAGGTTATCATTTAGCACATTTACCGCTTGATCCTAGAAcag GCAAAATGATTCTTTGGGCTTCACTGTTCTCTTGTGCCGAGCCAGTATTTGCTATTGCAGCTAGTCTCACATTTAAAGATGCTTTCTACTGTCCATTGGGGAAAGAGGAAGAAGCTAATAGAAAGAAATTAGAACTCGGTATGGGACAGTATAGTGATCATATTGTTCTTGCGGAAGCTTTACGAAGATTTGAAAATGCACATCGAAGAGGAAACGCTGGCCAATTTTGTCGAGAGTATTTCCTGTCTTTTAATACACTGAAGCTTCTCTCTGAAATGAAGACTCAATTTGCACAATATTTATGCGAAATGAAATTTCTGGACAGCGAAAATCCGAGTGATAGAAATGCTAACAGAAATTCGAATAATATAGCGTTAATAAAAGCTATTGTCTGTGCGGGATTATATCCTAACATTGCTGTTGTAAG acGATCTACTAAACAAGGAGTGATTTGTTGGACGCCGGAAGATGGTTGTGTACGTACACATCCGTCGAgtataaataacaaagttgaaaaatttccCAACCGATATTTGACATATTTCACAAAACAACGTTCGACCGCCATATACTTACACGATACTACATGTATAAGTGTACCAATTTTGTTATTTGCTGGACCGACTATATCTACAA gaagagaaaaagggaaatgtgtaattaataatatcaacttctctgaaaatattatttgtgaacCAGAAACTGTAGAAGTGATACAg gAACTCCAATATGCTCTGAATACTTTATTGGAATATAAGATTACACATCCGGCAACAGTATCTTGGTCAACATTTGAAGGCAacttattaaa CGCAATCATTGAATTAGTATCACAAAAAGATGAAGAAATGGGTTTTAATGATGTTATTGGCAATGAAGATAACAATATTGATGAAGAGTTTACTGATGATAATTTCGattga
- the Rhau gene encoding ATP-dependent DNA/RNA helicase DHX36 isoform X2: protein MSRRHGPRGKSHFFTRHSREEQQSQSSESGHGGAYSRRPPGLKGKEIGLYYRNKNREKAQKKNTQVLKLLPQVEHRIKSILNDSKIFYNVLPDKRSSFEHSNNYDYISDSQFKRKFLEIIHGDIEHNLAKAMIMESKLQKNSEMDRTLLNEYKEKQTQHDYLNMLKFRMKLPTYHKKLEILKLIEDNQVIVISGETGCGKTTQVAQFILDDQLEAGNGSITQIICTQPRRISAISVAERVAAERAERLGKSVGYQIRLEKIPSREQGSILFCTTGILLQIMKTDPALKSFSHVILDEIHERTIESDFIITLLKQILPKRPDLKVILMSATLNSESFSKYYDKCPMIHIPGITYPVQEFYLEDILSFTGFKFPEPPPEPTGYRKHLKRYKEQQHKHETFLDFILPYVRQLRTEMKYAKHVIDQLRNPNSENLSLELIEKLVRYICNTKGPGAILIFLPGIMDISKLNRMLLESGCYPSYKYIIYPLHSRMPTVDQKLIFKEPPHGVRKIIIATSIAETSITIEDVVYVINCGKTKLTRFDVNKNLQTLEPEWVSLANAKQRRGRAGRVKSGECYHLYSKAREMTFDQYQLPEILRTRLEQIILQIKILQLGKVKKFLVNIMDPPDMKTIDLSLDLLRTLNALDKDEHLTPLGYHLAHLPLDPRTGKMILWASLFSCAEPVFAIAASLTFKDAFYCPLGKEEEANRKKLELGMGQYSDHIVLAEALRRFENAHRRGNAGQFCREYFLSFNTLKLLSEMKTQFAQYLCEMKFLDSENPSDRNANRNSNNIALIKAIVCAGLYPNIAVVRRSTKQGVICWTPEDGCVRTHPSSINNKVEKFPNRYLTYFTKQRSTAIYLHDTTCISVPILLFAGPTISTRREKGKCVINNINFSENIICEPETVEVIQELQYALNTLLEYKITHPATVSWSTFEGNLLNAIIELVSQKDEEMGFNDVIGNEDNNIDEEFTDDNFD from the exons atgtcgcGACGACACGGACCTAGAGGAAAGTCACATTTCTTCACACGACATAGTAGAGAAG aacaaCAAAGTCAATCATCTGAATCTGGACATGGAGGTGCTTATTCACGAAGACCTCCTGGACTTAAGGGCAAAGAAATAGGATTGTATTacagaaacaaaaatagagagaaagcacaaaagaaaaatacacaGGTTCTCAAATTATTGCCTCAAGTGGAGCACagaataaaaagcattttgaaTGATTCAAAGATCTTTTACAATGTACTACCCGATAAAAGATCTAGTTTTGAACATAGCAAcaattatgattatatttctgattctcaatttaaaagaaaatttttagaaattatacatGGTGATATAGAACATAATCTTGCCAAAGCTATGATTATGgaatcaaaattgcaaaaaaacagCGAGATGGACAGAACAttattaaatgaatataaagaaaaacaaactcaacatgattatttaaatatgttaaaatttcgGATGAAGTTACCCacatatcataaaaaattagagataTTAAAACTTATAGAAGATAACCAAGTTATTGTTATCAGCGGAGAAACTg gtTGTGGCAAAACCACACAAGTTGCACAATTTATACTAGATGATCAGTTGGAAGCTGGAAATGGTAGCATTACGCAAATAATTTGCACGCAACCTCGAAGAATTTCTGCCATTTCTGTTGCCGAACGTGTAGCTGCAGAAAGAGCAGAAAGACTTGGAAAATCCGTTGGCTATCAAATACGGCTTGAAAA GATTCCATCACGAGAGCAAGGAAGCATACTGTTTTGTACTACtggtatattattacaaattatgaaAACTGATCCAGCGCTAAAAAGTTTTTCCCATGTAATATTAGATGAAATTCATGAACGCACGATAGAAAGTGATTTCatcattacattattaaaacaaattcttcCGAAA AGACCAGATTTAAAAGTCATCTTAATGAGTGCAACATTAAATTCTGaaagtttttcaaaatattatgacAAATGTCCAATGATACATATACCAGGAATCACCTATCCAGtacaagaattttatttagaagatattttatcatttacagg aTTTAAATTTCCTGAGCCACCACCCGAGCCCACTGGTTacagaaaacatttaaaaagatacaaaGAACAACAACATAAACATGAAAcgtttttagattttatactACCGTATGTTAGACAACTTAGAACTGAG ATGAAATACGCAAAACACGTTATTGATCAATTACGCAATCCGAATAGTGAAAATCTTTCATTGGAACTCATAGAAAAATTAGttagatatatatgtaatacaaaaGGTCCAGGAgctattcttatttttctaccTGGTATAATGGATATATCAAAACTAAATAGAATGTTGTTAGAATCTGGATGTTACCCAAGCT ataaatacatcatttatcCTCTTCATTCACGCATGCCTACAGTTGATCAGaaacttatatttaaagaacCACCTCATGGAGTTCGTAAAATCATTATTGCTACTTCAATTGCTGAGACGTCAATAACTATAGAAGAtgtagtatatgtaataaactGTGGAAAAACAAAACTTACAAGATTCgacgtaaataaaaatcttcagACCTTAGAACCTGAATGGGTATCTTTAGCGAATGCTAAACAAAGACGCGGTCGAGCCGGCAG aGTTAAGAGTGGAGAatgttatcatttatattcaaaagCTCGAGAAATGACGTTTGATCAGTATCAATTGCCAGAAATATTAAGAACACGCTTGGAAcagataattttgcaaataaaaattttgcaattaggaaaagtaaaaaagttcCTAGTTAATATTATGGATCCGCCAGATATGAAAACCATTGATCTGTCTCTCGATTTACTTCGAACACTTAACGCTCTCGACAAAGATGAACATTTGACTCCTTTAGGTTATCATTTAGCACATTTACCGCTTGATCCTAGAAcag GCAAAATGATTCTTTGGGCTTCACTGTTCTCTTGTGCCGAGCCAGTATTTGCTATTGCAGCTAGTCTCACATTTAAAGATGCTTTCTACTGTCCATTGGGGAAAGAGGAAGAAGCTAATAGAAAGAAATTAGAACTCGGTATGGGACAGTATAGTGATCATATTGTTCTTGCGGAAGCTTTACGAAGATTTGAAAATGCACATCGAAGAGGAAACGCTGGCCAATTTTGTCGAGAGTATTTCCTGTCTTTTAATACACTGAAGCTTCTCTCTGAAATGAAGACTCAATTTGCACAATATTTATGCGAAATGAAATTTCTGGACAGCGAAAATCCGAGTGATAGAAATGCTAACAGAAATTCGAATAATATAGCGTTAATAAAAGCTATTGTCTGTGCGGGATTATATCCTAACATTGCTGTTGTAAG acGATCTACTAAACAAGGAGTGATTTGTTGGACGCCGGAAGATGGTTGTGTACGTACACATCCGTCGAgtataaataacaaagttgaaaaatttccCAACCGATATTTGACATATTTCACAAAACAACGTTCGACCGCCATATACTTACACGATACTACATGTATAAGTGTACCAATTTTGTTATTTGCTGGACCGACTATATCTACAA gaagagaaaaagggaaatgtgtaattaataatatcaacttctctgaaaatattatttgtgaacCAGAAACTGTAGAAGTGATACAg gAACTCCAATATGCTCTGAATACTTTATTGGAATATAAGATTACACATCCGGCAACAGTATCTTGGTCAACATTTGAAGGCAacttattaaa CGCAATCATTGAATTAGTATCACAAAAAGATGAAGAAATGGGTTTTAATGATGTTATTGGCAATGAAGATAACAATATTGATGAAGAGTTTACTGATGATAATTTCGattga